Proteins found in one Candidatus Poribacteria bacterium genomic segment:
- a CDS encoding leucine-rich repeat domain-containing protein — protein MKRFYLLFLILAVFLNCSLVKPKVIPDKNLAAAVRAELGLDPNEPILEEDLRALKRLMAMHRGIKDLTGLEKATNLGSLWLSNNKIDNITPLAALKQLTDLELSRNEISDITPLTGLTKLNRLRLSNNKIDNITPLAALKQLTDLELSRNEISDITPLTGLTKLNRLRLSNNKIDNITPLAALKQLTDLELQRHQISDATHIFSVLTELPELTELKLELNQISDIAPITGLTQLTSLLLNSNQIVDITLFTEMAQLTKLSLRNCQITDLTPIAEMPQLIELTLANNQISDITAIAELTQLKKLWIGRNHIRDTTPIARLMHLESLGVSDQRIKDIKFCSELQQLRSLSLTNSHTSDIEPLAGLKHLSFLALDRNQISDISPLVGMAKLKRLSLVNNQVSDISPLAGMAKLTELYLSDNQISDISPLIGLTELIALSLRNNQISDISVLGNLKNLGYLNIQENPIQNMKSIRELRKQIPNLQIIEFNR, from the coding sequence ATGAAGCGTTTTTATCTACTTTTCCTGATTCTTGCTGTTTTCCTCAACTGTTCACTTGTAAAACCGAAAGTAATACCTGATAAAAACTTAGCCGCTGCCGTGCGAGCAGAACTCGGTTTGGACCCAAACGAACCTATTTTAGAAGAAGATTTGAGAGCGTTAAAACGTCTGATGGCCATGCATAGAGGCATAAAAGATCTGACCGGCTTGGAAAAAGCAACAAATTTAGGAAGTTTATGGCTTTCCAACAACAAAATAGATAATATTACACCCCTCGCAGCGTTAAAACAACTCACAGACTTAGAACTCAGTCGTAATGAAATTAGCGACATCACCCCGCTCACTGGTTTGACTAAACTTAACAGATTACGACTTTCCAACAACAAAATAGATAATATTACACCCCTCGCAGCGTTAAAACAACTCACAGACTTAGAACTCAGTCGTAATGAAATTAGCGACATCACCCCGCTCACTGGTTTGACTAAACTTAACAGATTACGACTTTCCAACAACAAAATAGATAATATTACACCCCTCGCAGCGTTAAAACAACTCACAGACTTAGAGCTCCAACGGCATCAGATTAGTGACGCAACGCATATCTTTAGCGTACTCACAGAATTGCCCGAACTTACGGAGTTAAAGCTTGAACTAAATCAAATCAGTGACATTGCGCCAATCACAGGTTTGACGCAGCTGACGAGTTTATTACTTAATAGCAACCAAATTGTGGATATTACACTGTTCACTGAAATGGCACAACTCACAAAGTTGTCACTTCGGAACTGCCAAATTACAGACCTCACGCCGATTGCTGAAATGCCGCAACTCATAGAATTAACGCTCGCAAATAATCAAATTAGCGACATTACCGCCATCGCTGAATTAACGCAGCTTAAAAAGTTATGGATCGGGCGTAATCACATTCGGGACACTACGCCAATTGCAAGACTAATGCACTTGGAATCCTTAGGTGTCAGTGATCAGCGAATCAAAGATATAAAATTTTGCAGCGAATTGCAGCAGCTGAGATCTCTATCACTCACCAATAGTCATACCAGCGATATAGAGCCTCTCGCTGGACTAAAGCATCTCAGTTTTTTGGCTCTTGACCGTAATCAAATTAGCGATATTTCGCCACTTGTGGGGATGGCAAAACTTAAGCGGCTATCACTTGTGAATAATCAAGTCAGTGATATTTCACCACTTGCGGGGATGGCAAAACTTACAGAGTTATATCTTTCGGATAATCAAATCAGCGATATTTCACCACTTATTGGCTTGACAGAACTTATAGCGCTGTCACTCAGGAATAATCAAATCAGCGACATCAGCGTCCTTGGAAATCTTAAGAATCTCGGATATTTAAATATCCAAGAGAATCCGATTCAAAATATGAAATCGATCCGTGAACTCCGCAAACAGATCCCAAATTTGCAAATTATAGAATTTAATCGCTAA
- a CDS encoding leucine-rich repeat domain-containing protein, whose translation MKHICVLFAFFTVFISCSPPEPVDIPDANLAAAVREVLNLDPNASITDRNLKKLKSLRVNSSGITNLTGLEKATNLRYLNLHTNQIVDITPLARLPRIRTLILPDNQISDIPPLTGLKQLQSLFLHKNEISDISPIADLTKLRELSLSNNPISDITPLIRLTQLRVLFIENNRISDIKPLASMTKLDYLTLSNNQISDIKPLAGITKLEYHLNLSNNRISDIEPLSGMTKLRILNLENNGISDIKPLEGLTKLYQLWIGQNQIMDVKPLEGLTRLHQLWIGQNPIEDMAPIQRLRKQRLNSLEVDIEDAQ comes from the coding sequence ATGAAACATATTTGCGTGCTTTTTGCCTTTTTCACCGTTTTCATCAGTTGTTCGCCACCGGAACCTGTAGATATCCCCGATGCCAACTTAGCTGCAGCTGTGCGGGAGGTGTTAAACTTAGACCCCAACGCATCTATCACGGACAGGAATTTGAAAAAATTAAAATCTCTGCGTGTTAACTCAAGTGGTATCACAAATTTAACTGGACTCGAAAAAGCGACAAATTTAAGATACTTAAATCTTCACACTAATCAAATTGTAGATATTACACCACTCGCTCGTTTACCCCGTATTAGAACCTTGATACTTCCGGATAATCAAATTAGTGACATTCCACCCCTCACCGGATTAAAACAACTTCAGTCTTTATTCCTTCACAAGAATGAAATCAGTGACATTAGCCCTATTGCAGATTTGACGAAGTTGCGCGAGTTATCACTTTCTAATAATCCAATTAGCGATATTACACCACTGATTAGGTTAACTCAACTTAGAGTTTTATTCATTGAGAATAATCGGATAAGTGATATAAAACCCTTAGCCAGTATGACAAAACTCGACTACCTAACTCTCAGTAATAATCAGATAAGCGATATAAAACCCTTAGCCGGTATAACAAAACTCGAATACCACCTAAATCTTAGCAATAATCGGATAAGCGACATAGAACCCTTATCGGGTATGACAAAACTTCGGATTTTAAATCTCGAAAACAATGGAATCAGTGATATAAAACCTCTCGAAGGGTTGACAAAACTTTATCAATTATGGATCGGTCAGAACCAAATTATGGATGTTAAACCTCTCGAAGGATTGACAAGACTCCATCAATTATGGATCGGTCAGAACCCAATTGAGGATATGGCACCAATACAGAGGCTTCGTAAACAGAGACTGAATTCATTAGAGGTAGATATAGAAGATGCCCAGTAA